DNA from Misgurnus anguillicaudatus chromosome 13, ASM2758022v2, whole genome shotgun sequence:
GCTCTAAACACCCCTTTATCGAGTGCAGCTGACGGCAGGATAAGAGCTGCTTGCATCATCACCACGAGGCTCTCTCTGTGTAATCTGCTTTCATGTTGAAGGGGAACAAATCCAGTGCTGCACTGGATATGTTGGCATATGCTTTTCAACATAGAAATTTACCATTTGAACAGCTTTATCAGACACCAATATAATGCAAAGGATTGTTGGATACCATAATCACTGAAGAAAATATGTGCATgctcccccccaaaaaaaatatttcctctGATACAGGAATGTATTAACACCCTCCAGTGCCTTTCAGACATAGCAGGTACCAATGATTTATCGCTTACTTTAACACCTGCAGCAGGCTGGGGGTGACGGTTCCCGGTCTAATGACACCGGCACCACTGACTGTGCCCAGCTGGACCTGAAACACAGGTCTGAGGGTGAGGCCTGAAGACTGTAGTCTGGTCTTTAACACCTCCAGGGGGCAGGTCATGATGGCACCCACTGTTCCACCACATCTGTGAATGTCAACAAAACAACTGTAAACGAATAGTTAGGCATTTTAAAGACACCTTATATCAGTGGCAGCTCGTGAATGCTAATCCGAGGGatgctaattcaaaatatgtgatcagagtgtcatgtgtgatGCTTGcgtattcaaaatatgtgtcatgtgaaccatgtgcatcacgtgttttgtcaaaataaggtTTACAATGCACATTTTCGTCATTTTACAAATTCTCTCAGGTAAATTCAGctcaaacaaaacttaaaaaaaaaaagtgtatgcAAGCGTCAGCAATGCTCTCAGTTATTTTAAGAGTCAAACGGGTCAAGGAGAGCAAACTAAATCACAACAAAATGACTCAAATATGACGCAGGCCAAATCAATTGTAGGATCACTGATCAAAAACCAGCACCAGATTGACCTACATTAGAAAAGccccttaaatttttttttattaacccaGATGCAAATCCTgataacagaaataaaaattaaatgactATGCCAATCGAAGAGAAGGAAAAATTCCAGTCAAACCGGCAGGACAGTTTCAGtaacataaaatgtttttatcgCAAACTTACATAATACACGTTTATGTAGCTTGTTTATTTTTCCAGCTTAGACTTAAAGCAAACAACTTGCAACATAAACTCAGATCATGTTATACAGAACATGTTGACAGATCATGAGCTCTGCCAGAAGCACAACGTGCGTGATGATGAGCACAATGGCTTTAACCTCAAGACTGCAATCGGGACGGATTAATTACAAATCTGTTTAAGAAGTACAAGAGCAAACTTTCTTAAATCAGACACTGCTGCAAGTCTCATCTTGACTTACAACCACACAGCATGCATTGAAGGATAATGTTTTGTTATGGGCTTTTCGGAACAGACAAACAAGGCATGATTACATAACTCGTGACAAAGAATAAATCGTGATCGTGATAAAGTGACCTAAATCTAACTAATGGGTAAAACTGAAACTAAAGATGTGGTCTAAATGGCACTGCATATTGATGCAATATAAAAGCACGATGCAGTAATGTCTGCATCTAATATCATATATTTTACAGGACCTTTTCTGACTTCATCTACACTTTCACCAACAgtgtattttaaagcctttcGTTTCTATAATATTTGCAAACTTTtcataaaatttttatttacataacaTGTATAAAATAGCAATTTACATAGGAATGCACTGTGCTTAAACACGTGCACTCCAATTGTCTATTTAAATATTAGTCACGCGATAATCTACATTCAAATAGGAGTAAAATGCACAACTTGTTTGGCATGCAGCAGAAGTCTCCTGTGGGATTATAAACATGTTTGGCATGGGTATAAATCTCTTTGCCCTTGCAAAAGACAAGAGTTACAACACTCTTTACAGAGAGCAGGTGGTATTAAATAGACTGCGTAATATTGACGCATTAAAAATGCGCTAAAGGCACAAAACCGCTATTGAGAAAATGTTGACACATCACCGAAGGGAAAAACCTAAATGACCTTGAACATGACCATTTAAAGGCTCATTTTAATTAACCAAGAgcttctttttttaataaacaaacgTTTATCAAACAAAATTATACAATAGCCTACACAAAAAACAAGCTCCTAAAAAcgtattttgtatattttaaaaagagatGTAATCAGATGTGAGTCAGGAACAATGCGTTTTATAAGCatcttacttttattttgtaattatttaaaCACGTAACAAGTTTAAGATaccaaaacaaaaattttaaaaatatttatttaaaataataataataaatgtattttattattaaaaaacactgaaaatgTATTCTAACTAAATTGGCTTTATAGAATAAAGTAACATGtcataaatgtacatatttgcTTTTATAGTACATATGCCCCCGATTacaaaaatatgcatgtcaTATGCATTTAAGTTATATACATTTTTGCCCAACGAGACaacatgtttttacattttacgAATTTATAGCAGCACGTGAACAGCTCGCGAGAGATGCGGCGCGTGGTCTCTCGTTCAACTGCAAGGATGTCATTACGCGATCATGCTAACTGTTAAGTGTCACTGACAGTACACACTGATATAACATTCGTCTACTCTCCAGACATCACTTTACAACATTTGTTCAGTTTATCcctttacattaatgcattttattcacaaataagcctgtttatgtacatttaaacACATCAGCCGCGTCAATGCTAGCTAACGTTACAAGCTAGCAAGATCCGTcttgtatttattttcaaaacaaCCAACATTTTGACACATTAGCGAAATTAATTAGTCTTAAAATTGCTTACTCACGTGATAAGCTTgtgaagtatttttaaaaagccattacAGATCGTTTAAAGTTGCTTTCGACCTTCCAGTCTGGCAACCAATGTCGATTTTGATCCGGGTATAAAAGACGTTTATACAATCACACTTACCCCCCTGCGAAGAGATGTAACAAAGTGTCTTTCTGTGCCATTTCAAGCAGTCATCGTACTCCGATAAACTGtaaatgaataaacataaataaatgcgGTCGCTCGGGCCAGCGGCCTGATGTAGTGTCCGTACAACAACCGGCTTCACTAAACCCGGAAAAGGTGCTGTACTCGAGAAGTACCCCGTGCTGACGCACGTCATAGGGCAGGACGGAGGTGTTGTCCATGACGTCACGTCATCACATCGGATCAGTCCACAAACAAacctgtaaaaaattagctgaaGAAGATGTAACACGATACTATGTATGTAAAAATACTGTATAGGCTACAGCAACATAAATTAtaggaataaaaaatagacaaaaaacattatttaaatgtggcTGGAAACTTAACTTGCCTCTTTGTTGTACAATAAAGAACTATGTTATCCAGTAACACAAAATCTAAGAAATCATTACCCAAACTTCTCATTATAATGGTGaaatattaaacaacattacaatcCAATGTCATCTATGCTTGCTTGATAATCACTGTCAtgaaacaaatatatatatattaggaaTCATCtgaattttattataaaataaaatatgcagAACAATAAGTGGAGAAGGGAGAAAATTCATGCAAGGTCTCTGTTGTTGATTATGTAATGAATGTGATGACCACTTGCACAGGCATTTCAGTCATAAGAGGGGTGAGTTGGTTTACCAGAGCAACCTATAAGAGGAGGGGGTGTGTAATGGGAGGTGAGCATGAAAAACTAAACACACACTTATTAATGATGAACTGATATGTGGGTCATTTAGTGTTGTTGACACTGGCTTGTTTGTTCGACTTAATCATGGTggctgaacaaaaaactctcaCTTAAGGCAATTATCATCTTGTTGAAGATACCCCGGTAAATCATCAACAGCTACAGGGAACAAAACAACTCTATTAGTTTGctcttttttaagttaaacaagtgtaaatatttattgTGAACTCATATGGGCATCCTGTGTGACTGGTTATTCCAGGTGTATATGCCAGTTAAgataaaaagaaaaactaaaaacTTTTTTCAGTTTTCTGTGTGATAATATAACCAGGCATGAGCTCCAAAACTTTTTAATGACGGACAAAAGAATACCTAATTATATTTACTTCATAGCTATATGAACAGTTGTGGATGTTGGTGGTCACAGGCTTTATACCTGAACATAGATATATATCCTAATCCAAAAATACTGGCCATGTGCATCAGAGTTCAATGACCAACAATCTTGGAACGGTTGGAAAACACTTTACTTGCATAACATGGTTTGACAAGTTATATTACTATCACAGATAAAGGTTAACCTTGGATCTGCGCAGATGAGAAAGTCTGAGTCCAAAATTTGATTAGTAGTTATCTCTACAGGGGAATATCaaacataaaataacacatatCTCGAGCTTTGATTTTGTATTAGATTATCAAAGATTCAAGATTCAAAGCGTTTATTGTCATATACCCCGTATACCAAAATAAAACCAAgtcaaatctgactttttccatgctTAAGTGCAATGATTGGGTCCAcaatgcttctatcaacctagaaaatgtaaaaattaacaaCTCAGTAACTcagttttggtaaacaattctcagaaaacatgtgaaaaaataggttattgaaatttggctccccttctGATGTCAGAaccccttaatttgcactatccaaccacggcactaccattaagtgcagagatcagctcatttgcatttaaaaggacacaccccaaaaatggctcattttgctcacacctacaaagtggcaattttaacatgctataataaactatatatctggtattttgagctagaacttcacatacgtatactggggacacaaaagatgtattttacatcaaagtcttgtgaaatgtgccCAACAGATGTGCAAAATTGAGATGAGGCTATATGAGTTATATTAACCAATATATACAATGGTGGTAATAGCAGCAATAACATTATAATGTTTAAATGAGATGAAATGTTCAAATGAGATAAAACAATTAAACTGATTATTCTCTGAGATGTCTATTTCAATTTCAaattcacactgtaaaaagaagGAGCATGAAggtaaaacaacttggttttgcaagtcaattcaacctactattttaagttttaataagttgacataacttataaaaacaaattgaaattgtttaacttaattctttaagttaaagtaacagaaaaatatatgttgatgttaaaaattctgcacattttAGGAACAATTAAGAAAGTTAAAGAGTTAGCCTTGTCTCGTGTTTATACTTGAAATACAAAACCTGTAAAGTTGTTTTACAAGAATGATCTTAAAAGAATTTAATCCACACGTTGTCTTTAGGCTTGTTGTGGGTATAATGACTCTTTGTTATTACTATATCATTCTAAATAAATCATGCATATAAATATGTCATATTCTATTCAGGTCGCTTAAAACATGCTGTACCTCCCTTTTGTCTATTTCAGACACACCTTTCAACCTACACCCTGTTAATCATGCACAAATTCATAATAACAATAACCACACAACATCACAAACAGCCTGAAGTACTGAAAAGAAACAGCACTGAAAAGAAAAAGCAACATTTGCTTTATTCAGGAATCATAATCAAATTATTTTCATGTTGTGCTTTAATATTGTGAGTTTTTaatctatattttattaaataagcCACAATTACAGTCTATGTCTGAAATTCACACTGCTGACATTTTGACCCAAAATGTTGACTCTGAAATTTAAGCCTGTAATCGATAAATGTGTCCATAATGGTAGGGGCAACTTATGCTGGCAACTTGTTACGGTCAGTTAAAGTTCCCCCTTCTTCAAtaaggaaaaaaaaaaacatttaggcAAGACTCAAACTAATGGTCTACTAACCATAAAAAAACAGTGCTAAATATGCCACTTCTTTTTGTGGTCACCTTTATATTTATAGCCTTAAATTGATACATTTGGCCATCATAGCAGGGGGAACGGATCCTGTATTATATTGGGTTGCATTGCACTTTAtttacaaacataaaatattacAGCTGTACTACAGGAGGACAGTAGTATAAAAGGACAttgttcattttaaaaatctacATAATTATCCTTGTAACTCTCTTCTGTATTCTGTAATTCTAAATTTGAAACAATTCCACATTTGTTTTTTTGAGTGTGATTATACAAAGAGTTCTGGAAAAAAGTAGCCTGGCttattttttctgctttttacAAACTCTTTACTTTTGAGGTTGTGAATGTGTTGTTTCTGATTTGGGACTCCGGGTCAAAGGAGATGGATGACAGATTAAAACTGCTTACTTTATGTGGCATGTTTTATCTTCATAAATATGTATCTGATTTAAAGCCCAATTTTagacttttttgtgttgatTTACAATTATTTTATGACTCTCTTTGTTTATCAGCAAATAAGAAAGCTGCTAAAACTTCTTTGTTGCTCAAATAAATTATGGTTTCATTATAATTTACTTCCTGACTTTCTGaagattattttttatgtattgccaatgttatttatttcttatTATTTCTAAAAAACTTGTAGGGTCTATGAATGTtttgtgaattgttttttttcctttgCTTTTTGTGGACTATCCCTTTTCCATGCCTTGCTTTATTTTGAGTTTGCTGTCTATAAATTTTTGTGCTTAATAATGTATCCCCTGTGccttttgttcaataataaaaaGGACATCGTCTTGCTTCACGTGACTGTGAAACAGCACCACCTTCAGGAGAAAGTTAGTTTTGGAGACAACAAGCATGCTCTCCTgcaattttctttaaattcaaataaatgtttacaaatattTTCAATTGGATTTTACCTGACGATGAAAACACTAATACgcttttattaatcaaaattcataatttcaagttgtTTAATCTTGCCAAGACAGATTAAACCGATCCATTACCAAACTTCAAactaataaaatttttattttgactAAAGTGATACAGGTATAAGGCTTgcaatctgttaaattgttatCTGTAAAGATAACAGTGATGTTATTTCaagtaaaacaaacaagaccGTGGAGAATTCAGTATGTGGGAACCTTGGAAGGTTGAGATCGTTGCATGGCGGTACATTAATCCGGCGGACCGGAAGTACATTGAGTCACATTGAAaatttttgacatgacgaggTATGTGTTACTGttgaattttaaaacaaaaattacatttaaatgttagtttatagttctctgttttatatttgcttattatattttgttgtttgcGTCCACGTGATTTTCCAGTAACATAATGTATGATTAATCTACGAGTCTGACTATGAACCCAGCTAACAGTAGCTATTGGGTTTGAATGAAAGGAGTTCCTCTAGTTTGTAGTTACCAAAGTCTCAGTTTAGCCCTACTAGACACTGATAAAGGTTTAGTGACTTAACTAGTATTCCATTGATTGAGTTACTAAACATTGGGCTTAGAtatcctatttatgtgttgacTGTTTTGAGGAACCTTCATTTTATTTCAGTTCATGATGCTCTGAAGGTGCACCATCCGTAAGATCATGTTTCTCTCAAGGGTGGTTTCACAGCTAAACCTGCTTTCCAAAGCATCTGGTAAGCTTTTGCATTTTACAGTACTGATAAACGTATATTTTGTATGTTGGACTATGTCTTCTTTATATATTCTTCTATATTTTCCAGGTTTGCTGCAGAAGCAAAGCCAGGCGTTATGCAGCGCTGTACAACACTGTCATTCTATCCAATTCAAAGCTTTTCACTCTACAAACAAACGCCTCACATCAGCTGCTGACAACAAGTATCCACCAAAATTATTGACACATCTTGAGCCAGAGTTAGAGGAGGTCCTTGTGCCCCGTAAACTGTCTGTTTCTCCTCTGGAATCCTGGCTTTCCCTGCGCTATTCTCTCCCCCCTTTCCTGGAGGCTACACCGCCTCTGGAAGAAGGTGAGATTATAAGTGAATCCATGATGCTGCCCCCATGTGCTGTGCCAGTTCTGGAGGATGGAGAAAGCTCAACACCGCTGAACTGCAAAAACGTGCTGGAGATCAGACGCAGAAAGATGAACAGGCACAAATACAGGAAGCTGCTTAAACGGACCAAGTTCCTGAGGAGAAGGGTAAAGGATGGACGGAGGAGGAGAAAGCAGGTCAGTTGTCATCTAGGCAGCAAGAatacatttgatatattttttgaacgTATAAAAAGAATTTTAAAACCCGGCCTGTggaagtaatgtttttttctagTTGGTAATATCAAGTGTAAAATACTTAATCCAAGCTGAAAGTTAAGGACATTTGTTTTGTCAAACAGTGTGGGAATCTTATAAATAGTGTACTAAACACACTTTAAGTATGGTGTTTTATTGAAAActtaaaaggtaacattttATCCGATAAGGGAAAGGCAATGCGTACTTTGTAA
Protein-coding regions in this window:
- the aurkaip1 gene encoding small ribosomal subunit protein mS38, translating into MFLSRVVSQLNLLSKASGLLQKQSQALCSAVQHCHSIQFKAFHSTNKRLTSAADNKYPPKLLTHLEPELEEVLVPRKLSVSPLESWLSLRYSLPPFLEATPPLEEGEIISESMMLPPCAVPVLEDGESSTPLNCKNVLEIRRRKMNRHKYRKLLKRTKFLRRRVKDGRRRRKQAAFERDLIRIARRAGLKKTPEGWTIPKVFVKLSQSKRD